A single region of the Streptomyces sp. ITFR-16 genome encodes:
- a CDS encoding YihY/virulence factor BrkB family protein — protein sequence MLYRNVSKRQLAWQLLKDTVNSCMEYRILGLAAEAAFFTLLSLPPLLLGLIGLLGYVDEWTSTATVASIERNILSAAQTVLSDRGVNDFAKPLLADVTTGARPDVISIGFAIALWSGSRAVNVFIDTITVMYGLDGHRGIVKTRMLAFLLYVVALLLGAVVLPLLVVGPDRVVEFIPWGTEVISVLYWPLVILLSISFLTTLYHVSVPVRSPWIEDMPGALMALAMWVLGSFLLRIYLTSTVEGPTIYGSLAAPIAVLLWIGISAFAVLVGAAVNAAIDRVWPSVATAAARAANDRARAVQAAEFVARTQAESWDGGPDEDGDDGDSPYMPSEFPERWSRFLPPDDVKSRLQPSREKESDKPHPPGE from the coding sequence GTGCTCTACCGCAACGTCTCCAAGAGGCAGCTGGCCTGGCAGTTGCTCAAGGACACGGTCAACTCGTGCATGGAGTACCGCATCCTGGGACTCGCCGCCGAGGCGGCGTTCTTCACCCTGCTGTCCCTGCCCCCGCTGCTCCTCGGCCTGATCGGCCTGCTCGGTTACGTCGACGAGTGGACCAGCACCGCGACCGTCGCCTCCATCGAGCGCAACATCCTCAGCGCGGCCCAGACGGTGCTCTCCGACCGCGGCGTCAATGACTTCGCCAAACCGCTGCTCGCGGACGTCACCACCGGGGCCCGGCCCGACGTCATCTCCATCGGCTTCGCCATCGCGCTCTGGTCGGGCTCCCGCGCGGTGAACGTCTTCATCGACACGATCACCGTGATGTACGGCCTCGACGGCCACCGCGGCATCGTGAAGACCCGGATGCTCGCCTTCCTGCTGTACGTCGTGGCGCTGCTCCTCGGCGCGGTGGTGCTGCCGCTGCTGGTGGTCGGCCCCGACCGGGTCGTGGAGTTCATCCCGTGGGGCACCGAGGTCATCAGCGTCCTGTACTGGCCGCTGGTGATACTGCTCTCGATCTCCTTCCTCACCACGCTCTACCACGTGTCCGTGCCCGTCCGCTCACCCTGGATCGAGGACATGCCGGGCGCCCTGATGGCCCTGGCGATGTGGGTGCTGGGCAGTTTCCTGCTCCGGATCTACCTCACCAGTACGGTCGAGGGCCCGACGATCTACGGGTCACTGGCCGCACCGATCGCCGTGCTGCTGTGGATCGGCATCTCCGCGTTCGCGGTACTGGTGGGCGCCGCGGTCAACGCCGCCATCGACCGGGTCTGGCCCTCGGTGGCGACGGCCGCGGCCCGCGCGGCCAACGACCGGGCGCGCGCGGTCCAGGCGGCCGAGTTCGTGGCCCGCACCCAGGCGGAGAGCTGGGACGGCGGACCGGACGAAGACGGGGACGACGGCGACAGTCCCTACATGCCGTCCGAGTTCCCGGAGCGCTGGTCGCGCTTCCTGCCGCCGGACGACGTGAAGTCGCGGCTCCAGCCGAGCCGCGAGAAGGAGAGCGACAAGCCCCACCCGCCCGGCGAGTGA